One window from the genome of Acidimicrobiales bacterium encodes:
- a CDS encoding branched-chain amino acid ABC transporter substrate-binding protein — protein sequence MAEGYRESIRHRTAFVWHHCAMAVSLNHNLSRIRVASIAVALVTTAVIASGCSSSNSATGSPSPGLIAVEGPMTGSQSSTGIDMFQGAQLAADQLNASGGVGGVKLRLVRADDAASAATGVTTANRMVAQHVFGVVGPFNSSVGVKNLPIYRSADVSIVRLTSAGTTQGFGVTTQPMDVQVAPVEAAEITQVLHATRVAMVYDTSTYTAGIAGRLRDLLAAAGHPPVAFQSITEGQSDFSGVISAVAASHPDLVYIAAYGAEAGQVARQASQSNVGGGCLVDLAAQGPDFVGAATVPVAQHCLNSGVPPAQQFAGAGQYVTDYTNAFHTAPGTWGTFTYDSVKLLAQAVTEAGGWKEAATQSRLDQATNFQGITGTITIEPKTGNRANSPVVILDIDSSGNYLINRAWAQTVGFPLPTATSLP from the coding sequence ATGGCTGAAGGGTACAGAGAGTCGATTCGGCACCGGACAGCCTTTGTCTGGCACCATTGTGCGATGGCGGTCAGCTTGAATCACAACCTCAGCCGGATCCGGGTCGCATCAATCGCCGTCGCCCTAGTCACCACTGCGGTCATCGCATCCGGCTGTTCATCCTCGAACTCGGCGACAGGCTCGCCCAGTCCGGGCCTCATCGCGGTGGAAGGTCCGATGACCGGCTCCCAGTCGTCGACCGGCATCGACATGTTCCAGGGAGCCCAGCTCGCCGCTGATCAGCTGAACGCGTCCGGAGGTGTCGGTGGGGTGAAGCTCCGCTTAGTGCGGGCCGATGACGCCGCGTCCGCCGCAACGGGAGTCACTACCGCCAACCGCATGGTCGCACAGCACGTCTTCGGCGTAGTGGGTCCGTTCAACTCTTCGGTGGGTGTCAAGAACCTCCCCATCTACCGCTCGGCGGACGTCTCGATCGTCCGGCTCACGAGCGCCGGCACCACCCAGGGCTTCGGCGTCACCACCCAACCGATGGACGTACAGGTAGCGCCGGTCGAGGCGGCCGAGATCACCCAGGTGCTCCACGCCACCAGGGTGGCCATGGTCTACGACACGTCGACCTACACGGCGGGAATCGCCGGGCGGCTGCGGGACCTGCTCGCCGCCGCCGGTCATCCTCCGGTGGCCTTCCAGTCGATAACCGAGGGCCAGAGCGACTTCTCGGGGGTCATCTCGGCGGTGGCGGCCAGCCATCCCGACCTCGTCTACATCGCCGCCTACGGTGCCGAGGCGGGCCAGGTCGCTCGCCAGGCATCGCAGAGCAATGTCGGAGGCGGCTGCTTGGTCGATCTCGCCGCCCAGGGTCCTGACTTCGTGGGAGCAGCGACAGTGCCGGTGGCGCAACACTGTCTCAACAGCGGTGTTCCGCCGGCCCAGCAGTTCGCCGGCGCCGGCCAATACGTGACCGACTACACGAACGCATTTCACACCGCTCCGGGGACCTGGGGGACCTTCACCTACGACTCGGTCAAGTTGCTGGCCCAAGCCGTGACGGAGGCTGGGGGTTGGAAGGAGGCGGCCACCCAGTCCCGCCTCGACCAGGCTACGAACTTCCAGGGCATCACCGGCACCATCACGATCGAGCCCAAGACCGGGAACCGCGCCAACAGCCCCGTCGTCATCCTCGACATCGACTCGTCCGGCAACTACCTCATCAACCGGGCCTGGGCACAGACGGTGGGCTTTCCATTGCCGACAGCCACGTCGTTACCCTGA
- a CDS encoding protease inhibitor I42 family protein: MSREPALKLTSDDTRGTRSVHVGDQIQVRLEENPTTGYRWEPDIDPLVLREVDDRYTGGVDRRGEPGVRVKTFEAMTPAWTQLRLVERRSWETTPSDEFVVQLDIAP, from the coding sequence ATGAGCCGAGAGCCAGCCTTGAAGCTGACAAGTGACGACACTCGCGGCACTCGTTCAGTTCACGTCGGGGATCAGATCCAAGTCAGGCTGGAGGAGAATCCCACGACCGGGTACCGCTGGGAGCCCGACATCGATCCACTGGTCCTGCGAGAAGTTGACGATCGCTATACGGGAGGTGTCGATCGACGAGGAGAACCTGGAGTCCGGGTGAAGACCTTCGAAGCCATGACACCCGCTTGGACGCAGCTTCGCCTCGTGGAACGACGGAGCTGGGAGACCACTCCGAGTGACGAGTTCGTCGTGCAACTCGACATTGCGCCCTGA
- a CDS encoding DUF6424 family protein, whose translation MSGGTETPSLHQEQEDYPWTINIPDHPPRSDSPAFVASKTLAHKIALSAGVPQLLGQGKIQEHHGGSLYLYDDSGWFLVKNVAGIEWSAQFCADPDKVDQLRQNARRLYVAFPQSAAKMAELGYQNAQQLLDNPIKDANGVAAWVDSIFNSCVPLPQLRHVGVLSSSQTGSGGVHHYPTPITDIELVKHDDFILWVTDPESGQPAAVVPAGRRGSGNGEARVVYATPGTPLAKQLDRAQGKRQTLIAPATHPLAQQAFGLQNSKAGRDDAGSVKKKGRKGPAKIRKSTKSAG comes from the coding sequence ATGAGTGGCGGAACCGAGACGCCAAGTCTGCACCAGGAGCAGGAAGACTACCCCTGGACCATCAACATCCCGGATCACCCGCCGCGCTCCGACAGTCCTGCCTTCGTGGCCTCCAAGACCTTGGCCCACAAGATCGCGCTAAGTGCGGGCGTCCCGCAGTTGTTGGGCCAAGGCAAGATCCAGGAGCATCACGGAGGCTCGCTCTACCTGTACGACGACAGCGGCTGGTTTCTCGTGAAGAACGTAGCGGGCATCGAGTGGAGCGCACAGTTCTGCGCAGACCCCGACAAGGTAGACCAGCTCCGCCAGAACGCCCGTCGGCTGTATGTCGCCTTTCCCCAGTCCGCAGCCAAGATGGCCGAGCTGGGCTATCAGAACGCTCAGCAGCTCCTGGACAATCCGATCAAAGACGCCAACGGTGTCGCGGCCTGGGTGGACTCGATCTTCAACTCCTGCGTCCCACTCCCCCAGCTCCGGCACGTGGGAGTCCTATCGTCCAGCCAGACTGGATCCGGGGGCGTCCATCACTATCCGACCCCTATCACGGACATCGAGCTCGTCAAACACGACGACTTCATCCTCTGGGTCACCGACCCCGAGTCGGGCCAACCGGCGGCCGTCGTGCCCGCTGGTCGTCGCGGCAGTGGGAACGGCGAGGCGAGGGTCGTCTATGCGACGCCTGGGACGCCCCTGGCCAAGCAGCTCGACCGTGCCCAAGGAAAGCGCCAGACGCTGATCGCCCCTGCTACCCATCCCCTCGCTCAGCAAGCGTTCGGTCTTCAGAACAGCAAGGCGGGTCGGGACGACGCAGGATCGGTCAAGAAGAAGGGCCGCAAGGGTCCTGCCAAGATCCGGAAAAGCACCAAGTCGGCTGGCTGA